Proteins from a genomic interval of Methanobacteriaceae archaeon:
- a CDS encoding GNAT family N-acetyltransferase, which produces MSKKFEFKIISCEDLDLIKPLWKNLKDHHTNISPHFQEKYQTINFEDRKEELLKKSSQCNMRVEVISNCDKDCFVGYCISSISDKGKGEIDSIYVKKEHRKLGLGKEMVKRAMEWMESQDTDELKIVVAVGNEDLLPFYSSFNFFPRHLILEKKEKK; this is translated from the coding sequence ATGAGCAAAAAATTTGAATTTAAAATTATTAGTTGTGAGGATTTAGATCTTATTAAGCCGCTCTGGAAGAATCTTAAAGATCATCATACCAACATATCTCCTCATTTTCAGGAAAAATATCAGACCATCAATTTTGAGGATAGAAAAGAGGAACTTTTAAAAAAATCATCCCAATGCAATATGCGGGTAGAGGTGATATCTAATTGTGATAAAGACTGTTTTGTGGGTTATTGCATTAGTTCCATTAGTGATAAAGGTAAAGGAGAAATAGATTCTATTTATGTAAAAAAAGAGCATCGAAAGTTAGGTTTAGGTAAAGAAATGGTCAAAAGGGCCATGGAATGGATGGAAAGTCAGGATACTGACGAATTAAAAATCGTGGTGGCCGTGGGCAATGAAGATTTACTGCCATTTTATAGCAGTTTCAATTTCTTTCCCAGACATCTTATCCTGGAAAAGAAGGAAAAGAAATAG
- a CDS encoding flavodoxin domain-containing protein, with the protein MKIGIIVYSKTENTYSVAEKLQEKFQKNGHEVEIERVVPVGEVPMKAKNVEFQSKPELESYDALIFGAPVHAFSLAPPMKSYLEQIDSLQYKKIACFVTKGLRFNWTGGNQAIGKMKKLCESKGGKVVGTDIVVWNKSKDQKIDEMIRKFAVLF; encoded by the coding sequence ATGAAAATAGGAATTATAGTGTATTCTAAAACTGAAAATACGTATTCTGTAGCTGAAAAACTTCAAGAAAAGTTCCAGAAAAATGGTCATGAAGTAGAAATTGAACGGGTAGTTCCGGTAGGTGAAGTTCCTATGAAAGCAAAAAATGTGGAGTTTCAAAGCAAACCTGAGCTTGAATCATATGATGCTCTGATTTTTGGTGCCCCCGTGCATGCATTTTCTCTGGCACCACCCATGAAATCCTATTTGGAGCAAATTGACTCATTGCAATATAAGAAAATTGCTTGTTTTGTTACTAAGGGCTTAAGATTTAATTGGACCGGTGGAAATCAGGCCATTGGGAAAATGAAGAAACTTTGCGAGTCCAAAGGTGGAAAAGTAGTTGGAACCGATATTGTGGTCTGGAATAAGAGTAAGGATCAAAAAATTGACGAGATGATTCGGAAATTTGCTGTTTTATTTTAA
- a CDS encoding class I SAM-dependent methyltransferase, producing MNQQDRNLLRKKFDNAAQAYDKDRKAIIPNFDVYYGTLVQLADTDNDDPRILDLGAGTGLLTQLLWEKHPQAQFKLVDMAPEMLNIAKNRFSGQENFEYIDEDYLKYDFDGLFDIIVSSLSIHHLNHSDIKLLYQKAYDHLNPGGLFLNADEVIAPNSYCEETYQKNWLEVIHQANLEEDDKTVILERMKFDNPATLEDNVNWLEEAGFKDVDVFYKYYNFVVLYGRK from the coding sequence ATGAACCAACAAGACAGAAATCTACTAAGAAAAAAGTTCGATAATGCTGCCCAAGCATATGATAAAGATCGGAAAGCAATTATACCCAATTTTGACGTTTATTATGGAACTCTGGTTCAACTGGCAGACACTGACAATGATGATCCTCGAATTTTAGATTTAGGCGCCGGTACTGGACTTTTAACTCAGCTTCTCTGGGAAAAACATCCGCAGGCCCAGTTTAAATTAGTGGATATGGCCCCTGAAATGTTAAATATTGCTAAAAACCGATTTTCAGGGCAAGAAAACTTCGAATACATTGATGAAGATTATTTAAAGTATGATTTTGACGGTTTATTTGATATTATAGTCTCTTCACTCTCCATTCATCACCTAAACCATAGCGACATTAAATTACTTTATCAAAAAGCGTATGATCATTTAAATCCGGGTGGTTTATTCTTAAATGCTGATGAAGTAATCGCACCAAATTCTTACTGTGAAGAAACTTACCAGAAGAACTGGCTGGAAGTAATTCATCAGGCCAATCTTGAAGAAGATGATAAAACTGTTATTTTAGAGCGCATGAAGTTTGACAATCCCGCCACACTGGAAGACAACGTAAACTGGCTAGAGGAAGCCGGATTTAAAGATGTGGATGTTTTTTACAAATATTATAATTTTGTGGTTTTATACGGACGAAAATGA
- a CDS encoding GNAT family N-acetyltransferase encodes MIIKKFDLDVHDSKKVSELIYFTDANTYDQILKNKSQAVNKIEKLVKAGNNSIGYENIFVVTGHDDEDVLGMLITSSSEESSSKQEIKAFLKVFSPLDVIRFTILGLIDARLLTDVGPQDFYLACVAVDEKARGQGIGTFILESAVEMSRDEGKEKAVLDVDFNNEGARRLYERFGFKISGQKTMRWFGGEKGMYNMEFLIK; translated from the coding sequence ATGATAATTAAAAAATTTGATTTGGATGTTCATGACTCTAAAAAGGTTTCAGAACTCATTTATTTCACAGATGCTAACACTTATGATCAGATTTTAAAAAATAAATCTCAGGCAGTAAATAAAATTGAAAAACTGGTAAAAGCTGGGAATAATAGTATTGGATATGAAAATATTTTCGTGGTCACGGGGCATGATGACGAAGATGTTTTAGGAATGCTAATAACTTCTAGTAGTGAAGAAAGCAGTTCTAAACAGGAAATTAAAGCATTTTTAAAAGTTTTTTCACCTTTAGATGTAATAAGATTCACTATTTTAGGTTTAATTGATGCCCGGCTTTTAACTGATGTCGGACCTCAAGATTTTTATCTGGCCTGTGTAGCTGTAGATGAAAAGGCCCGAGGCCAAGGAATCGGAACATTTATTTTAGAAAGTGCAGTGGAAATGTCAAGGGATGAAGGAAAAGAAAAGGCAGTATTAGATGTTGATTTTAATAATGAAGGGGCCCGGCGATTATATGAGCGATTTGGATTTAAAATCTCTGGCCAAAAAACCATGAGATGGTTTGGTGGGGAGAAGGGAATGTATAATATGGAGTTTTTAATTAAATAA